The segment AATTAAGTATTCCCATAGGCATTCCAACACCACTACCATTAATTATGGCATCATCAATCTTAAAGCTCATTTCATCTGCATAAGCTTGCCTTACTATAGCTTCAAGTGCAGTAGTGTCCTGAAGTAAATCATCTGTTACATAGCAAAGTGCCAAAAGCTTTTGAAGTGACATTTCAATCTCCTTAAACTTTGGTTTGCTTTGAGCTGCTGTTTCAGCTTCAGCTACCCAATAAGCCTGAACTCCACCCCATCTTGAGCCGTTTGCTCTGCTGTTTTCATCAATTCCAAGTGCTCTAAGTCTATTTGTATTAGCACCTATTGGAATCATTCTAATTCTGTTTGCCACTTGGCTTTGAGTCATCATAGATTCAAATAAATCATTGATAAAATCATTTTCTAGAAGGAAACCACCTTCTGAAGCTACACTTTCATTTAAGCCTGTAGCTGAGTTTTGATAAGTTAATCTATTATCCATTCTTCCACCTGGACTTGATGCTTTAGCGACAGCACCTAAAAACTCACCCATGTTCTTCCACTTCTTTTCATTGTGGTCTTTTGGCTGAGCGTATATTGGTTCATTTACTGGTGTTTGTGCTTGCTTTTGTCTTTCTGCATCCATGGCATCTATTTCCTTTTGTGCTTCAATTTTGGCTTTATGAGCCTTTATCTCCGCAAGTTTTGCATTTATTTGTTCTGCTGTTGCATCCTCTTTATTTATAAGATTTTTAGATTCTGTTTCTAAATTTGATAACTGTGCTAATAGCTCTTTCATTTTCTCTGACATCTACATTACCTTCCTTTCAATTTTTAAATAATAAATGCCCTAAAGTTCACACTCTAAGGCAAGTTTGGATTTTAATAATTCAATTTTTTCTTCATCTTTATGAGTTTCTTTAAACCTTTGATTATACTGTTTTATAAAATCTCTAGTTCTGTTATTAACGCTATTTTGAATAGCAAACCTACTAAACATAAATGAATTTTCTACTGGTTCTGTATCGCTATCCTCTTTATTTTCTGTATAAAGCATTCCATCTACAAAGCCTTCACTTACAGCTTTTTTAGCACTCATCCATGTTTCTTCATCCATCATCTGAGATATTTTTGCTCTAGATTTTTTAGTTTTAAGCTGATACG is part of the Haloimpatiens sp. FM7315 genome and harbors:
- a CDS encoding phage major capsid protein, whose product is MSEKMKELLAQLSNLETESKNLINKEDATAEQINAKLAEIKAHKAKIEAQKEIDAMDAERQKQAQTPVNEPIYAQPKDHNEKKWKNMGEFLGAVAKASSPGGRMDNRLTYQNSATGLNESVASEGGFLLENDFINDLFESMMTQSQVANRIRMIPIGANTNRLRALGIDENSRANGSRWGGVQAYWVAEAETAAQSKPKFKEIEMSLQKLLALCYVTDDLLQDTTALEAIVRQAYADEMSFKIDDAIINGSGVGMPMGILNSNALVTVPKEKDQTAGTIKYENILKMWSSMPARLRANAVWYINQEIEPQLYTMALNIGTGGAPVFMPSGGAATSQYSTLLNRPIIPIEQCSPLGKKGDIILADPTQYIGIDKKAPTSDVSIHVRFLYDEQVFRFIYKFNGMPYKSKPITPYKGANQLSPFVTLGDR